Proteins encoded within one genomic window of Paenarthrobacter sp. JL.01a:
- a CDS encoding Lrp/AsnC family transcriptional regulator codes for MLFDALERQIVAALQLDPRCPWRKMAAVLGEAERTVARRGSQLLDSGAVAVVGIRPRPAVVLVQMRCMPGTVRAAAQALSQRNDTTFVYTTTGTGDCVAEILTEPSRMGTVLSDELPSTIGLRDSTSYPVLRYFRTIRGWRPEILTADRVEAFRSALTPDSGVLVPQQELNRQDNELVDALCADGRMSFEALGRRVGVSEATARRRSEWLLTNNQVHLRAIVEPAAFGLGVEALLWIRASPHQVEPVGKSLAELPTVRYAAAIAGDYQIMADVTVEDMSSLYRFITDSEWARNAAGVDVSILLDARKRGGRLMRSPS; via the coding sequence GTGTTGTTTGACGCGTTGGAGCGGCAGATCGTCGCCGCCCTGCAACTCGATCCGCGCTGCCCGTGGCGCAAGATGGCCGCGGTGCTGGGCGAAGCTGAGCGAACAGTTGCACGCCGAGGATCCCAGTTGCTGGATTCCGGTGCGGTGGCTGTTGTCGGGATTCGACCCAGGCCCGCTGTAGTGCTTGTGCAGATGCGATGCATGCCTGGAACGGTCCGTGCCGCCGCGCAGGCCTTGTCGCAGCGCAATGACACGACCTTCGTCTATACCACCACGGGAACCGGCGACTGCGTGGCCGAGATCCTCACCGAACCGTCCCGTATGGGCACCGTCCTGTCCGATGAGTTGCCGTCCACTATCGGTTTACGTGATTCCACCAGCTATCCCGTCCTTCGGTACTTCCGCACCATCCGAGGTTGGCGGCCTGAGATCCTCACCGCTGACCGGGTAGAGGCATTCCGTTCAGCGCTGACCCCCGATTCGGGCGTCCTGGTTCCGCAGCAGGAGCTCAACCGTCAGGACAACGAGCTCGTCGATGCGCTGTGTGCCGATGGCCGAATGAGTTTTGAAGCGCTGGGGCGCCGGGTTGGTGTTTCCGAGGCTACGGCGCGCCGGCGCAGCGAATGGCTGCTGACCAACAACCAGGTCCACCTGCGGGCGATCGTTGAGCCAGCCGCTTTCGGTCTCGGTGTCGAGGCCCTGCTGTGGATCCGGGCGTCGCCGCACCAGGTCGAGCCGGTGGGCAAGAGCCTCGCGGAGCTCCCCACCGTCCGCTATGCTGCGGCAATTGCCGGCGACTACCAGATCATGGCCGACGTCACTGTGGAGGACATGTCGTCCCTCTATCGCTTCATCACCGATTCGGAATGGGCCCGGAACGCCGCTGGCGTGGACGTTTCCATCCTGCTCGATGCCCGCAAGCGCGGTGGTCGGCTCATGCGCTCACCGTCGTAA
- a CDS encoding DUF5058 family protein: MHQPLAFQPLTSQPLASGGSSDILAVANTPVLWVCVAGVFGVIIIQSIIFMKAARRAAPSVEMSSQDIRTSFRSGAVSAIGPSLAVSLVAIALLGLFGAPAVLSRIGLIGSAAYDVSAAGIAAGSMGAKLGDASYTQSVFAVAFFAMSIGGAMWMLATLILTPILRKGDAKIRSVNPAAMAIVPAAALIGAFSCLGLTELPKSGIHVLSFVVSAAVMGLCLLLAKRLGKSWLREWGLGFSIVIGLGAAFLAAAPGLAA, from the coding sequence ATGCACCAACCCCTGGCATTTCAACCGCTCACAAGCCAACCGCTCGCATCCGGCGGCTCCAGCGACATCCTGGCCGTCGCCAACACCCCCGTCCTGTGGGTCTGTGTAGCAGGCGTGTTCGGTGTCATCATCATCCAGTCCATCATCTTCATGAAGGCAGCCCGCCGCGCCGCACCGTCTGTGGAGATGAGCAGCCAGGACATCCGGACGTCGTTCCGATCCGGGGCGGTTTCGGCAATCGGTCCTTCTCTCGCTGTCTCCCTCGTAGCCATCGCCCTCCTTGGCCTGTTCGGCGCCCCGGCGGTCCTCTCCAGGATCGGCCTCATCGGCTCGGCAGCTTATGACGTCTCGGCCGCGGGCATCGCAGCCGGCTCCATGGGGGCCAAACTCGGCGACGCAAGCTACACCCAAAGCGTCTTCGCGGTGGCCTTCTTCGCCATGAGCATCGGCGGAGCCATGTGGATGCTGGCCACCCTGATCCTCACTCCAATCCTCCGCAAGGGTGACGCCAAGATCCGCTCGGTGAATCCGGCCGCCATGGCGATTGTCCCGGCAGCCGCATTGATCGGTGCGTTCTCCTGCCTTGGCCTGACCGAACTTCCCAAGTCCGGCATCCACGTCCTTTCCTTCGTAGTCTCTGCCGCCGTCATGGGGCTTTGCCTGCTGCTGGCCAAGCGGCTCGGCAAGAGCTGGTTGCGCGAATGGGGCCTGGGCTTCTCGATCGTCATCGGCCTCGGTGCCGCTTTCCTGGCCGCCGCCCCCGGACTGGCCGCCTGA
- a CDS encoding amidohydrolase, with product MTQTATVLQLDTEQTTALHELYRKLHAHPELSMQEHATAGLIEEQLDRLGVDHFRCGGTGVVGILRNGEGPMVAFRADTDGLPIEEATGLDYASTDTGILDGSEVPVMHGCGHDTHVASLLGATEILAGNRDTWSGTLVLIFQPGEETAAGALAMLEDGLWDRAPRPEVVFGQHVMPRPVGTVSISSGPVAAMADSLRVTVHGQQSHGSQPQDSIDPIVMAAHMVTRLQTIVSRELDPRKSAVVTIGTFHAGLKENIIPASAEFTLNIRTFDEEVRGQVLAAVRRIIEAEAAASGAPTPKIEELYRFPQCYNDPDAVPSVLEALRGALGDGSVEVTPPMMGSEDFGHLGTAIGVPSVFWMFGGTPSAVFDGPGPVPVNHSPFFAPELEGSLAGGVSAAVAVLLSRLGN from the coding sequence ATGACCCAAACAGCCACTGTCCTCCAGCTCGATACCGAACAGACCACGGCGCTCCACGAGCTCTACCGCAAGCTCCACGCACACCCCGAACTTTCCATGCAGGAGCACGCCACGGCTGGCCTTATCGAGGAACAGCTGGACCGGCTCGGGGTGGACCACTTCCGCTGCGGCGGGACAGGGGTGGTCGGCATCCTGCGCAACGGTGAGGGGCCAATGGTCGCATTCCGCGCAGACACGGATGGGCTGCCCATCGAAGAGGCCACCGGCCTGGACTATGCCAGCACGGACACGGGAATCCTGGACGGTTCCGAGGTTCCGGTGATGCATGGCTGCGGGCACGATACACACGTGGCCAGCTTGCTCGGGGCCACGGAGATCCTTGCCGGAAACCGGGACACGTGGAGCGGGACCTTGGTGTTGATTTTCCAGCCCGGTGAAGAAACGGCCGCCGGGGCGCTCGCCATGCTGGAGGACGGGCTCTGGGACAGGGCTCCCCGCCCGGAGGTGGTCTTCGGGCAGCACGTCATGCCGCGGCCCGTCGGCACAGTATCGATTTCCAGCGGTCCGGTGGCAGCCATGGCCGACTCCCTCCGCGTGACAGTCCACGGACAGCAGTCGCACGGTTCCCAGCCCCAGGATTCCATCGATCCCATCGTCATGGCAGCCCACATGGTCACCCGGCTGCAGACGATCGTGTCCCGCGAGCTGGATCCCCGGAAGTCCGCCGTCGTCACGATCGGAACCTTCCACGCCGGGCTGAAGGAAAACATCATCCCCGCTTCCGCGGAGTTCACCCTCAATATCCGCACCTTCGACGAAGAGGTCCGCGGCCAGGTCCTGGCCGCGGTCCGACGGATCATCGAGGCCGAAGCGGCTGCCTCCGGAGCGCCGACCCCGAAGATCGAGGAGCTGTACCGCTTCCCGCAGTGCTACAACGACCCCGACGCCGTACCTTCCGTTCTGGAGGCACTGCGCGGTGCGTTGGGGGACGGGTCTGTCGAGGTTACCCCGCCGATGATGGGCAGCGAAGACTTCGGACACTTGGGTACGGCCATCGGCGTCCCGTCCGTGTTTTGGATGTTCGGCGGCACGCCCAGCGCTGTGTTTGACGGCCCGGGACCAGTCCCGGTCAACCATTCGCCCTTCTTCGCCCCCGAGCTTGAAGGTTCCCTGGCCGGGGGAGTCTCTGCCGCCGTCGCCGTCCTCCTGTCCCGCTTGGGCAACTGA
- a CDS encoding amidase translates to MSSTIGELSAVELTAAVRSKEISAREALDDHLQRISDVNPVINAVVTLDAEGARALALKADQLTASGAELPPLHGLPMTHKDTNNTAGMHTTQGSLALRDFVPDADDLIIARLKSAGVVSTGKSNVPEFGAGSHTFNELFGTTTNPYAPTLSAGGSSGGVAAVVASRIQAIGDGSDMGGSLRIPASFCNVVGFRPSTAVIPMPSDVNAYAWLGRTGPMARSVEDIALFMSVTAGSDPRVPYPAALHPQVFRDSLETDMRGVRIGWSRDFGIGVPVEPEILEHLERQLSVFEDLGAVVEEATPDFGEADLVFGNTRAMDFAAGLGPILERSGDVIKPEVHWNVNKGLGLTAQDLIETAAARTRLERSVQDFFGRYDLFASPCAQVLPFDAALRYPASVAGVESETYLDWMRSACLLSATGLPVLSVPAGFSKAGLPIGLQLAGNHYSDMQLLRWGRAFEQQTGYAAVAPVFTAEPARLTTVSA, encoded by the coding sequence ATGTCCAGCACCATTGGCGAGTTGTCCGCCGTCGAACTCACCGCCGCAGTCCGCAGCAAGGAAATCTCGGCGCGCGAAGCCCTGGATGACCATCTCCAGCGGATTTCGGACGTGAATCCAGTGATCAACGCCGTGGTGACGTTGGATGCCGAAGGCGCACGTGCCCTGGCCCTCAAAGCCGATCAGTTGACGGCTTCCGGGGCGGAACTGCCGCCCCTGCACGGCCTTCCCATGACCCATAAAGACACCAACAACACTGCCGGCATGCACACCACCCAAGGCTCGCTGGCGTTGCGTGACTTCGTGCCCGACGCCGACGACCTCATCATTGCGCGGCTCAAGTCGGCGGGCGTCGTCAGCACCGGCAAGTCCAACGTTCCCGAGTTCGGAGCCGGCTCGCATACGTTCAACGAGCTCTTCGGAACCACCACCAACCCGTACGCGCCCACCCTGAGCGCCGGCGGGAGCAGCGGCGGGGTGGCCGCCGTCGTCGCTTCCCGGATCCAGGCGATCGGCGACGGCAGCGACATGGGCGGCTCGCTCCGGATCCCGGCTTCGTTCTGCAACGTGGTGGGCTTCCGGCCGTCGACGGCGGTGATCCCCATGCCGTCCGACGTGAACGCCTATGCGTGGTTGGGAAGGACAGGGCCTATGGCCCGCAGCGTCGAGGATATCGCTTTGTTCATGTCCGTCACCGCGGGCAGCGATCCCCGGGTTCCCTATCCGGCGGCCCTGCATCCGCAGGTTTTCCGCGATTCGTTGGAAACGGACATGCGGGGTGTGCGGATCGGCTGGTCCAGGGATTTCGGGATTGGAGTGCCGGTGGAACCGGAGATCCTTGAGCACCTGGAACGGCAATTGTCAGTGTTCGAAGACCTGGGGGCGGTCGTGGAGGAAGCAACGCCAGACTTCGGCGAGGCCGACCTCGTCTTCGGCAACACCCGTGCCATGGATTTCGCTGCCGGCCTTGGTCCAATCCTTGAGCGTTCCGGTGATGTCATCAAGCCGGAGGTCCATTGGAACGTCAACAAGGGCCTCGGCCTGACTGCACAAGACTTGATCGAGACCGCAGCAGCCAGGACCCGTTTGGAACGGAGTGTGCAGGACTTTTTTGGCCGTTACGACCTCTTCGCCAGCCCGTGCGCCCAAGTACTGCCTTTTGATGCAGCCCTGCGTTACCCGGCCTCGGTGGCCGGCGTGGAATCGGAAACGTACCTCGACTGGATGCGCTCGGCTTGCCTGCTGTCCGCCACCGGGCTGCCCGTGCTCAGCGTACCCGCTGGCTTCAGCAAGGCAGGACTGCCGATTGGACTGCAGCTGGCCGGCAACCACTACTCCGATATGCAACTGCTCCGCTGGGGCCGCGCCTTCGAGCAGCAGACCGGGTACGCCGCCGTCGCCCCTGTGTTCACAGCAGAACCGGCACGGCTTACGACGGTGAGCGCATGA
- a CDS encoding AGE family epimerase/isomerase, whose product MTWLNSAAHARWLEAETDRLINFAAGSKVATGFGWLDNYGKVDPGMPTHLWITARMVHSFAVAALMGRPGAASMVDHGIAALNGVFRDTEHGGWYAEVDQNGPVNDAKSGYQHSFVLLAAASAVAARRPGAQELLEEALHIADSKFWDHEANMCFDSWNRDFTETEAYRGGNASMHSVEAYLIVADVTGDNRWIERALHIAEVLIHHFARNNNYRVFEHFDSEWNPIPEYNTDDRASQFRAYGGTPGHWVEWARLLLHLRAGLEARGLEAPSWLTEDARGLFDAAIRDAWQPDGHPGFVYSVDWEGKPVVTSRIRWVPVEAIGGAAALYMATGDQSYADWYERIWDHARDWFIDYEHGSWKQELDEQGNVASTVWSGKADVYHLWHCLVVPRLPLAPGLAPALAAGLLDSRLH is encoded by the coding sequence ATGACGTGGCTGAACAGCGCCGCTCACGCACGTTGGCTCGAAGCAGAAACGGACCGGCTCATCAACTTCGCGGCCGGTTCAAAGGTCGCCACAGGATTCGGTTGGCTCGACAACTACGGCAAGGTGGACCCGGGCATGCCGACCCACCTGTGGATCACTGCGCGAATGGTCCACAGTTTCGCGGTGGCAGCGTTGATGGGACGGCCCGGTGCGGCATCCATGGTGGACCACGGCATAGCCGCGCTTAACGGAGTTTTCCGTGACACTGAGCATGGCGGCTGGTACGCCGAGGTGGACCAGAACGGGCCCGTGAACGACGCAAAGTCCGGGTACCAGCATTCGTTCGTACTTCTTGCAGCGGCCAGCGCCGTCGCGGCCCGCCGGCCGGGCGCGCAGGAGTTGCTCGAGGAAGCCTTGCACATAGCCGACTCCAAATTCTGGGACCACGAAGCCAACATGTGCTTTGACTCCTGGAACCGCGACTTCACGGAAACCGAGGCCTACCGTGGCGGCAACGCCAGCATGCACTCCGTGGAGGCTTACCTCATTGTTGCTGACGTGACCGGCGACAACCGCTGGATCGAACGCGCACTCCACATCGCCGAAGTGCTTATTCATCACTTCGCGCGCAACAACAACTACCGGGTTTTTGAGCACTTCGACTCGGAATGGAATCCGATTCCGGAGTACAACACGGACGACCGCGCAAGCCAGTTCCGTGCTTACGGCGGAACGCCCGGACACTGGGTGGAATGGGCGCGCTTGCTCTTGCACCTCCGGGCCGGCCTCGAGGCCCGGGGCTTGGAGGCGCCGTCCTGGCTGACGGAGGACGCCCGGGGCCTGTTCGACGCCGCCATCCGCGATGCCTGGCAGCCGGATGGCCATCCCGGCTTCGTGTACTCCGTGGACTGGGAGGGGAAGCCCGTTGTCACGTCCCGCATCCGGTGGGTGCCGGTGGAAGCGATCGGCGGTGCAGCGGCGCTGTACATGGCCACTGGAGACCAGAGCTACGCAGACTGGTACGAACGGATCTGGGACCACGCACGCGACTGGTTCATCGACTACGAGCATGGCTCCTGGAAGCAGGAACTGGACGAGCAAGGCAACGTGGCTTCGACTGTGTGGTCGGGCAAGGCAGACGTCTACCACTTGTGGCACTGCCTCGTTGTTCCACGGCTCCCGCTGGCGCCCGGTCTGGCTCCGGCACTTGCGGCCGGGTTGCTCGACTCGCGCCTCCACTGA
- a CDS encoding Gfo/Idh/MocA family protein produces the protein MALPSEETAQTIRYGLIGAGHMAREHVRNLALIPGSRITAVSDPTPSSLEETSREIGYEVKTFSSHQDLLASGLVDALVIASPNDTHLGILKDIFASGTNLPVLVEKPVCTSAEQADELEVLAGSYPAPVWVAMEYRYMPPVQEIIQAAHGGKLGNIHMLSIVEHRFPFLHKVDAWNRFAERTGGTLVEKCCHFFDLMRLILQDEPTRVYASGGHDVNHLDESYDGRTPDMVDNAYVIVDFKGGRRAMLELSMFAEGSKFQERISIVGDAAKIETLIPVAANHWIEGDETEATVEFSPRSPLGPEKHDVPVDEAVLAAGAHHGSTYYEHLGYRKAILGEGPVDVTVADGLQSVRMGLAAEQSIVEGRAIELQAPMVGARR, from the coding sequence ATGGCATTGCCCTCTGAGGAAACAGCCCAGACCATTCGCTACGGCCTCATCGGCGCCGGCCACATGGCCCGCGAACATGTGCGAAACCTTGCTTTGATCCCAGGAAGCCGCATCACAGCGGTCTCCGATCCCACGCCCTCCTCCCTCGAGGAGACCTCTCGCGAAATTGGCTATGAGGTGAAGACGTTCTCCTCGCACCAGGACCTGCTGGCATCGGGGCTGGTGGACGCCCTCGTGATCGCGAGCCCGAACGATACACATTTGGGAATCCTGAAGGACATCTTCGCCAGCGGCACCAACCTGCCGGTCCTGGTGGAGAAGCCGGTGTGCACCAGTGCGGAGCAGGCCGACGAACTGGAAGTGCTGGCCGGTTCGTACCCCGCCCCCGTATGGGTTGCCATGGAGTACCGCTACATGCCGCCGGTGCAGGAAATCATCCAGGCCGCGCATGGTGGCAAGCTCGGAAACATCCACATGCTCTCGATCGTCGAACACCGCTTCCCGTTCCTGCACAAGGTGGACGCCTGGAACCGGTTCGCCGAGCGCACCGGCGGCACCCTGGTGGAAAAGTGCTGCCACTTCTTCGACCTGATGCGCCTGATCCTGCAGGACGAGCCCACCCGCGTCTACGCCAGTGGCGGGCACGACGTCAACCACCTGGACGAGTCCTACGACGGACGCACACCGGACATGGTGGACAACGCCTATGTGATCGTCGATTTCAAGGGCGGCCGCCGGGCCATGCTCGAACTGTCCATGTTCGCCGAGGGATCCAAGTTCCAGGAGCGCATCTCGATCGTGGGGGACGCAGCCAAGATCGAGACCCTCATCCCGGTGGCTGCGAACCACTGGATCGAAGGCGACGAAACCGAAGCAACCGTCGAGTTCAGTCCGCGCTCGCCGCTGGGTCCGGAAAAGCATGACGTTCCAGTGGACGAGGCAGTCCTTGCCGCAGGGGCGCACCACGGTTCCACCTACTACGAGCACTTGGGCTACCGAAAGGCCATACTGGGTGAGGGGCCTGTGGATGTGACAGTGGCGGATGGCCTTCAATCAGTCAGGATGGGCCTTGCAGCCGAGCAGTCCATTGTGGAAGGACGCGCCATTGAACTCCAGGCGCCGATGGTTGGCGCCCGGAGATAA
- a CDS encoding DeoR/GlpR family DNA-binding transcription regulator, with product MSIAREEAPLTPRQRTILDELGRRGFLSTADLAGTFDVSDMTVRRDTRALSKLGLVKVVHGGVSAVEGHGQNADFAARAREDADAKQRVAKACVDMVAERDAIILDAGTTTYQIAQELPASFMGTIITHSAPAIQRCLQLTSARTICLGGELLLDSQAFNGPMTVSAAQGLRAKTAFIGVSGIHDEAFYIERDVERATKLALMASAEQVVVVATHQKMLRYALAKLAVFDAVDVLVTDAPPPREIEAALKAADVKLIVAA from the coding sequence ATGAGCATCGCACGGGAAGAGGCGCCGCTGACGCCGCGTCAGCGCACCATTCTGGACGAGCTCGGCCGGCGGGGGTTCCTTTCCACGGCGGACCTGGCCGGGACTTTCGACGTCTCGGACATGACAGTCCGCCGCGACACCCGGGCGCTGTCCAAGCTGGGACTGGTCAAGGTGGTCCATGGTGGGGTCAGTGCGGTTGAGGGACATGGACAAAACGCTGACTTCGCGGCACGTGCCCGTGAGGATGCCGATGCGAAGCAGCGGGTTGCCAAGGCCTGCGTGGATATGGTGGCCGAACGTGACGCCATCATCCTTGATGCAGGAACCACGACGTACCAGATCGCCCAGGAACTGCCGGCGTCCTTCATGGGCACGATCATCACCCATTCGGCGCCAGCCATTCAGCGGTGCCTGCAACTGACGTCCGCACGGACCATTTGCCTGGGCGGCGAACTCTTGCTGGACAGCCAGGCGTTCAACGGTCCCATGACAGTCAGTGCCGCCCAGGGCCTGCGCGCCAAGACCGCCTTCATTGGAGTCAGCGGGATCCACGATGAAGCGTTCTACATTGAACGTGATGTTGAACGGGCCACGAAGCTCGCCCTCATGGCATCGGCCGAGCAGGTGGTAGTGGTCGCTACGCACCAGAAAATGCTGCGGTATGCGCTGGCCAAACTGGCGGTGTTTGATGCGGTCGATGTTCTGGTGACGGACGCGCCGCCGCCGCGGGAGATTGAGGCCGCGTTGAAGGCTGCCGATGTGAAACTCATCGTGGCGGCCTGA
- a CDS encoding CaiB/BaiF CoA transferase family protein, with product MTSALTEPAPALQETGGPLSGRLVVDLSRALAGPHAAMMMGDLGARVIKIENPGTGDDTRGWGPPFVGPEDDPQATYFLSCNRNKESLALDLKSDDGRTVLRQLLERADVVVENFRPGVLERLGFSTDAMHAINPRLVILSITGFGHDGPESHRSGYDQILQGEAGLMSLTGSGPDDPQRVGVPIADLLSGMYGAYGVVAALLERERTGQGQVVRTSLLASLVGVHAFQGTKVTVAGESPEAQGNHHPSIAPYGLFRCRGGSVQISVGSEKLWAAFTSAFSLDPAADGLATNADRVRNRAHVIDVVEAAFAGYDAEPLLAKLAAAGIPAGKVRSLKEVYEWPQLASQGLLVEVDHPVLGPVTLPGPPLRFFDNVSGAEATRRAHSAPPVLNQHDEEIRGWLEAGEEAR from the coding sequence ATGACTTCAGCATTGACCGAACCGGCACCCGCGCTTCAGGAGACCGGAGGCCCGCTGTCCGGCAGGCTCGTGGTGGACCTCAGCCGCGCGCTCGCAGGCCCCCACGCTGCCATGATGATGGGTGATCTCGGCGCGAGGGTCATCAAAATCGAAAATCCTGGCACGGGGGATGACACCCGCGGGTGGGGTCCGCCTTTCGTCGGCCCCGAGGACGATCCTCAGGCCACCTACTTCCTCTCCTGCAACCGCAACAAGGAGTCCCTGGCACTGGACCTCAAGAGCGACGACGGCCGGACAGTCCTGCGCCAACTCCTCGAACGAGCCGACGTGGTGGTGGAGAACTTCCGGCCTGGCGTTCTTGAACGGCTTGGTTTCAGTACCGACGCCATGCATGCCATCAACCCGCGCCTGGTGATCCTGTCCATCACCGGTTTCGGCCACGACGGACCGGAGTCCCATCGCAGCGGCTACGACCAGATTCTCCAGGGCGAAGCCGGGCTCATGTCGCTCACCGGCTCCGGCCCGGACGACCCGCAGCGCGTCGGGGTTCCCATCGCCGACCTCCTGTCCGGCATGTATGGAGCCTACGGTGTGGTTGCGGCATTGCTGGAACGCGAACGGACGGGGCAAGGGCAAGTGGTCCGGACGTCCCTCTTGGCTTCGCTCGTGGGGGTCCATGCCTTCCAAGGAACCAAGGTGACGGTCGCGGGGGAGTCGCCCGAAGCCCAGGGCAACCACCACCCCTCCATCGCGCCGTACGGGCTCTTCCGTTGCCGGGGCGGGAGCGTGCAGATCAGCGTCGGCAGCGAGAAGCTGTGGGCGGCCTTCACCTCCGCCTTTAGCCTCGACCCGGCAGCCGACGGCCTTGCCACCAACGCTGACCGGGTGCGGAACCGCGCACACGTGATCGACGTCGTTGAAGCAGCGTTTGCCGGCTACGACGCCGAACCGCTGTTGGCGAAGCTCGCCGCCGCGGGGATTCCCGCCGGGAAGGTGCGCTCCTTGAAAGAGGTCTACGAGTGGCCGCAACTGGCTTCCCAAGGCTTGCTGGTGGAGGTGGACCACCCGGTCCTTGGACCTGTCACCCTTCCCGGACCTCCGCTGCGCTTCTTCGACAACGTTTCGGGGGCGGAAGCCACCCGGCGGGCCCATTCTGCGCCTCCGGTGCTTAACCAGCACGACGAGGAGATCCGCGGCTGGCTCGAAGCAGGGGAGGAAGCCAGATGA
- a CDS encoding carbohydrate kinase family protein, with protein sequence MPQPSSGTLLFVGCATLDSIALVQEYPGADSRTVAADFATAGGGPAATAAVAAARAGAKAAFAGVVGEDEEGDRIISGLEAEGVDTSAVIRNPAVKTGASVIVVSRSTESRAIVTRPVPPVRFPAGSRFHELVRSADWVHVDHLGWNSIADLQGLRISVDAGNPIPSFSPEGVALYVPTIERLRAEYGDHLSPGALVQKAVDAGASAVVATAGSAGAWGLERDGVPFHVPATAAEIVSTLGAGDVYHGAILAAVAAGLPLAEAAAFAGRTATASCAGLDGRSMIPRQAITPVLTINPTA encoded by the coding sequence GTGCCCCAACCGTCATCCGGAACCCTTCTCTTCGTCGGGTGTGCCACTTTGGACTCCATCGCCCTGGTGCAGGAGTATCCCGGTGCCGACAGCCGCACCGTAGCCGCAGATTTTGCCACTGCAGGCGGTGGCCCGGCCGCCACGGCGGCAGTCGCGGCAGCCCGTGCCGGAGCAAAGGCGGCCTTTGCCGGCGTCGTAGGTGAAGACGAGGAAGGCGACCGGATCATCAGCGGCCTCGAAGCGGAAGGCGTGGACACCTCGGCCGTCATCCGCAACCCCGCGGTGAAGACGGGCGCCAGCGTGATCGTGGTCAGCAGGTCGACCGAAAGCCGGGCGATCGTCACCCGGCCCGTGCCTCCCGTCCGCTTTCCCGCAGGCAGCCGTTTCCATGAGCTGGTGCGCAGTGCGGACTGGGTCCATGTGGACCACTTGGGATGGAATTCCATTGCCGATCTGCAGGGCCTGCGGATCAGCGTGGATGCGGGAAACCCCATCCCCTCCTTCAGCCCCGAAGGTGTGGCGCTGTACGTTCCCACGATCGAGCGCTTGCGGGCCGAGTACGGTGACCACCTGTCCCCTGGGGCCCTTGTGCAAAAAGCCGTCGACGCCGGTGCCTCCGCCGTGGTGGCCACGGCAGGTTCCGCGGGAGCCTGGGGCCTGGAGCGGGACGGCGTTCCCTTCCACGTACCGGCAACAGCGGCAGAGATCGTATCGACGCTTGGTGCCGGCGATGTCTACCACGGCGCTATCCTGGCCGCCGTCGCAGCCGGACTCCCCCTGGCGGAGGCAGCAGCCTTCGCCGGCCGCACAGCCACGGCTTCGTGCGCAGGTCTGGACGGACGCTCCATGATTCCCCGGCAGGCCATCACCCCCGTTTTGACCATCAATCCCACTGCCTAG